atatatatatatatacatacatacatatatacgcatacacacacacacacacacacacacgtggcgtacacacacgcacacacgcacattgcgCACACTGCACACGCAAcactgcacacgcacatgcacacacacacacacacacacacacacacacacacacacacacacacacacacacacacacacacacacatatatatatatatatatatatatatatagtatatatatacatatacatatatacatatacatatatatatatacatatatatatatatatatatatatatatatatatatatatatatatatatatatatatatatgtatatacatatacatatatatatgcatatacatatatatatatatatatatatatatatatatatatatatagacatagatagatatagattgatagatagatagatagatgtatctttatacatatatacatatatttatatctatatctatatacacacatgtgtatcatgtatgtatgtatatatacgaatatatgtgtgtgtgtttgtgtgtgtgtgtgtgtgtgtgtgtgtgtgtgtatgtgtgtgtgtgtgtgtatacatatatacatatatatatatatatatatatatatatatatatatatatatatatatatatatatacatatgtattatgtatgtatgtatatatacgagtatgtatatgtgtatacatatgtgtgtgtatgtatttatacatacatatatatatacatacatacacacacacacacacacacacacacacacatatatatatatatatatatatatatatatatatatatatatatgtgtgtgtgtgtgtgtgtgtgtgtgtgtgtgtgtgtgtgtgtgtgtgtgtgtgtgtgtgtgtgtgtgtgtgtgtgtgtgtgtatgtgtgtgtgtgtgtatgcgtatatactgtatatatacatatatacatatatctttatatctatatctatatgtatatatagatgtatcatgtatgtatgtatatacaggagtatataaatgtgtctatggatatgtgtgtgtgtgtgtgtgtgtgtgtgtgtgtgtgtgtgtgtgtgtgtgtgtgtgtgtgtgtgtgtgtgtgtgtgttttttaaaaaaANNNNNNNNNNNNNNNNNNNNNNNNNNNNNNNNNNNNNNNNNNNNNNNNNNNNNNNNNNNNNNNNNNNNNNNNNNNNNNNNNNNNNNNNNNNNNNNNNNNNNNNNNNNNNNNNNNNNNNNNNNNNNNNNNNNNNNNNNNNNNNNNNNNNNNNNNNNNNNNNNNNNNNNNNNNNNNNNNNNNNNNNNNNNNNNNNNNNNNNNNNNNNNNNNNNNNNNNNNNNNNNNNNNNNNNNNNNNNNNNNNNNNNNNNNNNNNNNNNNNNNNNNNNNNNNNNNNNNNNNNNNNNNNNNNNNNNNNNNNNNNNNNNNNNNNNNNNNNNNNNNNNNNNNNNNNNNNNNNNNNNNNNNNNNNNNNNNNNNNNNNNNNNNNNNNNNNNNNNNNNNNNNNNNNNNNNNNNNNNNNNNNNNNNNNNNNNNNNNNNNNNNNNNNNNNNNNNNNNNNNNNNNNNNNNNNNNNNNNNNNNNNNNNNNNNNNNNNNNNNNNNNNNNNNNNNNNNNNNNNGTATTTTCTCTCGCGCAACCAGTGCTTGAGGAGGGTACGTTTCGGTCCGTTTCTCATATTGTGTCCATTTGTTGCGAGTTTAGCGTACGTTATATGAGGATCTGAGCGACAACTCTTAAAactgagggaaaagggagagaaatagtatCCTCGAGTATGTCAGACAGACatttagaaagagaaataggttaGTAAATATCTGTGACCTGCTATGCACTGATAGTACACCTCATTGCTGATGGATGTGCCAGTTGGACGAAAAGAACAATAGAAATAAGTAGGTTCTGTCCGTCCATTTCCCTCGACAATTTATATGAATGGCAAGTCCATCAACTCGTCTTGTCAGTGCCAGCGCCAGCGTTTAAGGTGTGATATACGAGTTAATGGTGGATGTTTTTATCTTAATGTACTAAGTCTGAGGACATCTTCCAAAGTAAGAACGAAAACTCGATGTTTTAAGGCCCCAAAGAGGAGAATCTGGCATAAGAGCCCTGTAAGTAATTTCTAGGGTCTGGGATGCTATGTGTGGTGTGCTGGCGCGGCGATTAGCGTGTTAGACTAGCAAACTTGCttcgcccggccagtgaatggtatccccggccattccttgcacacgggggaagatttggaaacaaaataaaacagacactatgtcacagcaaataatatccattgtaacaaatggaactaaAACTACATCTTTATAAATCTTTAGGTCAGTGCAATGGATCATAGCAAGTTGCGTTAAAAGTGACTGAAGTTGATACACAGGGCAAGGTGTTATTGAGCTACTCATTTAATATTACTGAAAATGAATACTATTTTGACATATATCAAGATGTTTACCCCAGGGCGACGCCTTTCGCTGCAACACCGAAGGAAACCGCCAAACGAAAGTCCAATGGCACTGGGCTCGGCAGCGGATCTTCAGGGGATTATTGCCAAAGGAACCGATGCCACAGCCAACCGAATTCCTTTTATTATGCTTTTGATATCCAGAGAACTATCTTCCTATAGCAGTCACTTTGTCCATGATATATGAGTTTCGATTCATCATCTTTAGTCTTGTGATTTATGCATAAGAATCTTTAATTTCAGGACAAACATTCCTTGCACCTCGCGACTTGATGAAGTTTCAGCGCAAAGGCTTCGTTCAAATGTCTCGCCTCTGTCGCTGCGTACCCTTTTGTTGCTGTGAGCACACATAGCAATTTCGTACATTTAGCAACATTTGCTAAAAGAATGCGAAAGGGGTCATTAAAAGGAAAgactattttttactattatatatattttgtcttaaTTGTGCCTTGCGCCAGACTAACACTCATTGTGAGATACGTCCAAGAGCTCCAGGATAAGATTAATTAATAACAGCTGACAGAAAATATTTGAGACAGTAGCCAACCGCAAAGAGAGAAACATTAAATACAACttttgtgaaaatatatatattggaacaGTCATATGCTCTGTTCTATTTCCTCCCAGGGGCTGAACCGTGCTTCTTCAGGATTCCGACAAGACAGGGAAACATCTTCAATAACTTTCTTGCTCAATGAGTCATGGGGCATGTTTCAATTCAAGAGCTAAGAACGGATTtcagttacatatatattacataatctaTAAGAATGTCTACGTATGCCTAAGTAATAATATGCATactacaaacattaaaaaaaaatacagactatTCAGTGCTTCACAGCAAAGCATATTTTTGCCACAGAAAGTTTCTTAAAAATTGAATTCAGTAtcaataccaatatatatattggttttgataatatatatatatatatatatatatatatatatatatatatctatatatttatatatatatatatatatatatatatatatttatatatatgtatatattttatatatatatatatatatatatatatatatatatatatatatatatatatatatatatatgcatagatattattcatatatatatatatatatatatatatatatatatatatatatatatatatatatatatatatatatattatatatatatatatatatatatatatatatatatatatatatatatatatatatatatatatattcatacggtATCATGAATGCCCCTGGGATTAACCGCCGCAGCCCCTAGCTGCTCTAGGGATGCGACGTGTCAATGTCACACACGAAGGGCCTCCCCTGGCCACAACTCACATCAAAGATCTTACCTCCGGAGACGGTAGTGCAAAGGTAGCGTGCATAATTATTTGGCTGGTTCCGCCCCCACATTAAGCCGAAATCACTCGTCACGTCGATTCCTCTGCGGTCGACCCACCTGCCGCTGACCTTCTTGGCGCCGGTGTAGCCGTAGGTGGCCACGAGCACCATGAAGTCCGCGGCCTCGGAGGCGCTGCGTGGCGTGTGCATGACGCCCGACAGGAACCAGCAGTAACTCTCCGCCTGGTCAAAGAGCATGTCGTCCCTCACGCCCACCAGCTTGCGGAGACCTCGGAGGATGTACATACTCATTGTGTAGTTACGATAGTCTTTGCGAAGGTAAAAGCCCTCGTACAGGAAGCAATGGGAGGCGCTGGCGGCGTGCAGGAACATCCAGCAGGTGTCCCTCGCGTTGCACAGCATTGCGCACCTGGAAAGATTGGTCGACTTGTAttcttgtgtgtgcgcgcgcgcgtgtgtgtgtgtgtatatatgtacacgcacacacacacacacacacacatacatatatatatatatatatatatatatatatatatatatatatatgttatatatatatatatagatatatatatatatgtatatatatatatatatatatatatatatatatatatatatatatatatatatatgtgtgtgtgtgtgtgtacacacacatacatacatatatatatatatatatatatatatatatatatatatagagagagagagagagagagagagagagagagagagagagagagagagagagagagagagagagagagagagagagagagagagagagagaatttgtcttACCTTACAACGCTGTGGCAAGGAACACAGAGAGAATTTTCCGGCACGTAATCtacgtctcccttcctctcgtatGTGGCGCTGCTCTCCCCTGCCGCCGCGCCTGCGAGGCCCAGCCCCAGCACCGGCAAAAAGGCAGCTAAAAGCGAGAGCCTTTTGTGGGGTTTTGTCCATTTCCTGGCCATGTCGTATTTACGCCTCGCCTGAAACACTCAATTCAGTTGACATCTGAATGTCAGCGCTTGGGGCGAGAGACTTACTGTATACCAATCCAAACCAGACCTTACGCAGTTCAGTTTGTGCTGGGAACAGACGGCGTAGTGCGGTAAAATACTTACTTGTAAAAATACAAGAATCGGTCGAGCTTCAAATGAAGAGACAAATGTGGATTTAGCGTGATGTAAAGGCTCTAGATGTAGGACTACGCCTACGCTCTACCTGGTGATATTCCCCTTCGCGACAGGCCGCTGCGGCCCCTGCCAGTCTCCGTCTCAGCAAGGCCAGGGCGCGTCTGATTCTCGCTGTAAGGGCGGGAGTTCCTCGCTGGAAGGGGCAGCTCCGTGGCAGCCCTCCTCCGAGAGAGCGGGTCATGCGCAAGGACCACGTGGCGCACGCGCGCCGTGCATGGCAGCGGATCTTATAGTCCAGACCCAAGGAATTTagttcttatgtatatatgtacatacatatatatttctatatatatatatatatatatatatatatatatatatatatatatatatatatatatatatatatatatacatatatatatatatatatatatatatatatatatatatatatttctatatatatatatatatttatatatatatatgtatat
This genomic stretch from Penaeus vannamei isolate JL-2024 chromosome 28, ASM4276789v1, whole genome shotgun sequence harbors:
- the LOC113800095 gene encoding uncharacterized protein, translated to MARKWTKPHKRLSLLAAFLPVLGLGLAGAAAGESSATYERKGDVDYVPENSLCVPCHSVVRCAMLCNARDTCWMFLHAASASHCFLYEGFYLRKDYRNYTMSMYILRGLRKLVGVRDDMLFDQAESYCWFLSGVMHTPRSASEAADFMVLVATYGYTGAKKVSGRWVDRRGIDVTSDFGLMWGRNQPNNYARYLCTTVSGGKIFDVSCGQGRPFVCDIDTSHP